The proteins below are encoded in one region of Maribacter aestuarii:
- the ftsA gene encoding cell division protein FtsA — protein MEEPKYSVGLDIGTTKIVAIIGKENEYGKIEILGLGKSKSLGVHRGVVNNITQTIKSIQQAVEQAEVNSGLKIGSVVVGIAGQHIRSLQHSDYITRKDSEEVINEEDLDKLCNQVYKLIMLPGEEIIHVLPQEYKVDGQAEIKQPIGMYGGRLEANFHVVVGQVTSIKNVGRCIKSAGLNLGNITLEPLASSDAVLSQEEKEAGVALIDIGGGTTDLAIFKDGIIRHTAVIPFGGGVITEDIKEGCSIIEKQAELLKTKFGSAWPGENRDNEIVSIPGIRDREPKEITLKNLSKIIHARVVEIIEQVYVEIKNYGHEEQKKKLIAGIVLTGGGSQLKHLKQLVEYITGMDTRIGYPNEHLAGDSDEEIASPLYATAVGLLMNAVKNETKPQRPESYNEEEDMEREQNAVSSHNEGIRRERKSVFDKWSEKLKEFLDNAE, from the coding sequence ATGGAAGAACCTAAGTACTCAGTCGGTCTAGACATCGGCACAACCAAAATAGTCGCCATAATCGGTAAGGAGAACGAATATGGAAAAATCGAAATTTTGGGCCTTGGCAAGTCTAAAAGTTTGGGTGTTCACCGCGGTGTTGTAAATAATATAACACAAACGATAAAATCTATTCAGCAGGCCGTTGAACAGGCCGAAGTAAATTCTGGGCTCAAAATTGGGTCGGTCGTCGTTGGTATTGCGGGTCAGCACATAAGAAGTTTGCAACACAGCGACTACATTACTAGGAAGGATTCTGAAGAAGTAATCAATGAAGAGGACTTGGATAAACTTTGCAATCAGGTATACAAGCTGATTATGCTTCCAGGTGAAGAAATTATTCATGTATTGCCACAGGAATACAAGGTTGATGGACAGGCGGAGATCAAGCAGCCAATTGGAATGTATGGAGGCCGTTTAGAAGCTAATTTTCATGTGGTCGTTGGTCAGGTAACTTCCATAAAAAATGTTGGAAGATGTATAAAAAGTGCTGGATTGAATCTAGGTAACATCACCTTAGAGCCCTTAGCCTCTTCGGATGCCGTCTTGAGTCAGGAAGAAAAGGAGGCTGGAGTTGCCTTGATCGATATAGGCGGTGGTACTACGGATTTAGCCATTTTCAAGGATGGCATTATACGGCATACGGCAGTAATTCCTTTTGGTGGAGGAGTCATTACGGAAGATATAAAAGAAGGCTGTTCCATTATTGAAAAGCAGGCAGAACTGCTAAAGACCAAATTTGGTTCGGCATGGCCGGGAGAGAACAGGGATAATGAGATAGTTTCCATACCCGGGATTAGGGATAGGGAGCCAAAGGAAATCACACTAAAAAACCTATCTAAGATTATCCACGCCAGAGTAGTGGAAATTATAGAGCAGGTCTACGTAGAGATAAAAAATTACGGTCACGAAGAGCAAAAAAAGAAACTTATTGCCGGAATAGTACTTACAGGTGGAGGAAGTCAGTTAAAGCACCTGAAACAGTTGGTGGAATACATCACTGGAATGGACACCAGGATTGGGTATCCAAACGAACATTTGGCTGGAGATTCAGATGAAGAAATTGCCAGTCCGTTGTATGCAACGGCAGTAGGTTTGTTGATGAATGCCGTTAAGAACGAGACAAAACCGCAACGACCCGAGTCTTATAACGAAGAGGAAGATATGGAAAGAGAGCAAAATGCGGTGAGCTCACATAATGAGGGGATACGAAGAGAACGCAAATCGGTCTTTGATAAATGGTCGGAAAAATTAAAGGAGTTCTTGGATAATGCCGAGTAG
- a CDS encoding cell division protein FtsQ/DivIB, with the protein MRINWNYIKILSLVIVITGLYAFSNQRNSSKKVSEFKVEFVGDQNLYLTEGTVNKLLIQKYGRLENVPKEKLVLNTVEEVIQANEMVKSAQVYLTVDGKLTSKIVQRKPIGRIEGNDKFYLDDEGKRMPFSKNHSARVPIITGEITGKSLEDVYVILEYINKDSFLRKNVIGIHVERENSYQLKFRLNQFVVNLGGIENLNEKFSNFKAFYTKANKDKTLENFAVVSLEFNNQVVCTKI; encoded by the coding sequence ATGCGCATTAACTGGAATTACATCAAAATCTTATCGCTGGTAATAGTGATTACGGGACTTTACGCCTTTTCCAATCAAAGGAACAGCAGTAAAAAGGTGTCGGAATTTAAGGTAGAGTTCGTAGGTGACCAAAATTTATACCTCACGGAGGGGACGGTTAATAAATTGTTAATACAAAAATATGGGAGGCTCGAAAATGTGCCCAAAGAAAAATTAGTTTTGAATACTGTAGAAGAGGTCATCCAGGCCAATGAAATGGTAAAAAGTGCCCAAGTCTATCTTACCGTAGATGGTAAGCTTACGTCTAAAATTGTTCAGCGTAAACCAATCGGACGAATTGAGGGGAATGACAAATTTTATCTAGATGATGAAGGAAAACGTATGCCGTTTTCCAAAAATCATTCGGCAAGGGTGCCTATTATAACGGGTGAAATCACTGGTAAGAGCCTAGAGGACGTGTATGTCATCTTGGAATATATTAACAAAGACAGTTTTTTACGAAAAAACGTGATTGGTATACACGTGGAGAGGGAAAATAGTTACCAATTAAAATTTAGACTGAACCAGTTCGTGGTCAATTTGGGAGGTATTGAAAATTTAAATGAGAAATTCAGCAATTTCAAAGCTTTTTATACAAAAGCGAATAAGGACAAAACGTTGGAAAATTTTGCGGTAGTAAGTTTAGAATTCAATAACCAAGTAGTGTGCACTAAAATATAA